The following proteins are encoded in a genomic region of Oncorhynchus masou masou isolate Uvic2021 chromosome 19, UVic_Omas_1.1, whole genome shotgun sequence:
- the LOC135505938 gene encoding uncharacterized protein LOC135505938 produces MDHHQLHHHTQGSMSPSYVPRKRKASQPKQKSGVPLPAIQKMPDMSVMSMIGVPPKNDDPHAQATQKMKRSYGRKRSMGPLYEDLQNVSLGSGVEDSTSETSCCSVVSSSLAVANGELPPPPPLSARLPHKLVAKDCWPNQAPDTSRAQGRGQEPHLPSDFAIKKMRRVEVNNNSTPSATNFPQEVRQSVPVPVGGGHVHSHVHSGHSVGGGHVHSHVHSGHSVGGGHSNVYSSLSVGGGHAHNHVDSSHLVGGGHAHNHVDSSHLVGGGHAHSHVNSGHSVGGGHAHSHVNSSHLVGGGHAHSHFDSSHLVGGGHAHSHVQSGHLLGGGHLQSSYPIGGELVQSSYSVVGGHVHRSHTIGGVTIQSSHSHPAEPTEEEKSKVFTFTTKKEPPVYPPGSQEERWQLMILGKGRVTCPKCKSVSRKTVDGLKKHMESCRLNPFTCQQCGKQLKSSTGMKYHIMADHNNLPSPDDINGLDDQSMKEKLRKVLKRMGKLKCSKEGCTGSFTSIMGYLYHMKKCGKEESELEKLLLNCQHCGKVYKSKAGLEYHLKSEHAPVPQNAEEEEVEVKAQREPNPERTPSGRVKRMSAQVAFFHLQEIANDELVKEWPKRKVIGDLVPDDKKLRYARPGLPAFSQEVLRKWKNEVKLQKKVQCPNLGCGSVYTSVSGLKAHLGLCGRGDFEAGKYKCLICKKEFNSESGVKYHINSVHSQDWFVVTSKSKNFDKVLKTKPKVHSTVNDPTDQLQQQTLHVFTPILEPWQDMQMGPPPAVPESALQVNPEAAEGKRRGKGRGKEKDCYDFTGSDHSSSSSSGSSSSGSETEEPERHNVDQWALQRPSIIETHPEAAKRPRSNL; encoded by the exons ATGGATCATCATCAACTTCATCATCACACACAAGGAAGCATGTCACCATCATATGTTCCAAGGAAGAGGAAGGCTtcacaaccaaaacaaaaaagTGGTGTTCCACTACCAG CTATCCAGAAGATGCCAGATATGAGTGTGATGAGCATGATTGGTGTTCCACCTAAG AATGATGACCCCCATGCCCAGGCGACCCAAAAGATGAAAAGGTCATATGGCAGAAAAAGGTCAATGGGCCCACT GTATGAGGATCTGCAGAATGTCTCTCTGGGTTCTGGTGTGGAGGATTCAACCAGCGAGACGTCCTGCTGCTCCGTGGTGTCTTCCAGCCTGGCTGTAGCCAACGGTGAgctgcctcctccaccaccactctcCGCCAGACTGCCTCACAAGTTGGTGGCTAAAGACTGCTGGCCCAACCAGGCCCCAGACACAAGCAGGGCCCAGGGCCGGGGTCAGGAACCACACCTGCCCTCCGATTTTGCGATTAAGAAAATGCGGAGAGTGGAGGTGAACAACAACAGCACACCTTCTGCTACAAATTTCCCTCAAGAAGTGAGACAGTCAG TTCCAGTTCCTGTTGGAGGTGGGCATGTTCATAGCCATGTCCATAGCGGTCACTCAGTGGGAGGTGGGCATGTTCATAGCCATGTCCATAGCGGTCACTCAGTGGGAGGTGGGCATAGCAATGTCTACAGCAGTCTCTCGGTTGGAGGTGGACATGCCCATAACCATGTCGACAGCAGTCACTTGGTAGGAGGTGGACATGCCCATAACCATGTCGACAGCAGTCACTTGGTAGGAGGTGGACATGCCCATAGCCATGTCAACAGCGGTCACTCGGTTGGAGGTGGACATGCCCATAGCCATGTCAACAGCAGTCACTTAGTAGGAGGTGGACATGCTCATAGCCATTTTGACAGCAGTCACTTGGTAGGAGGTGGACATGCCCATAGCCATGTCCAAAGCGGTCACTTGCTTGGAGGTGGGCATCTCCAGAGCAGTTACCCTATTGGAGGTGAACTTGTCCAGAGCAGTTACTCTGTTGTAGGTGGACATGTTCATAGAAGTCACACTATTGGAGGTGTGACTATCCAGAGCAGTCACAGTCACCCAGCAGAGCCTACCGAGGAAGAGAAATCTAAAGTCTTCACCTTCACAACGAAGAAGGAACCCCCAGTCTACCCCCCAG GAAGTCAAGAAGAGAGGTGGCAGCTGATGATCCTGGGCAAAGGCCGAGTCACGTGCCCCAAGTGTAAAAGTGTGAGCAGGAAGACTGTGGATGGCCTGAAGAAACATATGGAGAGCTGccgattg AATCCCTTCACGTGTCAGCAATGCGGGAAACAACTGAAGTCTTCCACGGGAATGAAGTACCACATCATGGCAGACCACAATAACCTG CCCTCACCAGATGACATAAATGGCCTGGATGACCAGTCCATGAAGGAAAAATTGAGGAAGGTGCTGAAAAGGATGGGAAAATTAAAATGCTCGAAAGAG GGCTGCACTGGTAGTTTCACCAGCATCATGGGTTACCTGTACCACATGAAGAAGTGTGGGAAAGAGGAGTCTGAGCTGGAGAAGCTGCTTCTCAACTGCCAACACTGTGGCAAGGTCTACAAGTCCAAGGCAGGCCTGGAGTACCACCTCAAGTCGGAGCACGCACCA gTGCCTCAGaatgcagaggaggaggaggtggaggtgaagGCTCAGAGAGAGCCCAACCCTGAGAGGACACCCAGCGGCCGGGTCAAACGCATGTCAGCCCAGGTGGCCTTTTTCCACCTACAGGAGATTGCTAATGACGAGCTGGTCAAGGAGTGGCCCAAGAGGAAGGTCATCGGAGACCTTGTCCCAGACGATAAGAAG CTGAGATATGCCCGGCCAGGGCTGCCTGCCTTCAGTCAGGAGGTCCTTCGGAAGTGGAAAAACGAAGTGAAGCTGCAAAAAAAAGTTCAGTGCCCAAACCTG GGCTGCGGCTCGGTCTACACCAGTGTGTCTGGACTGAAGGCTCACCTTGGGCTCTGTGGAAGG GGGGACTTTGAAGCAGGGAAATACAAATGCCTAATCTGTAAGAAAGAGTTCAACTCAGAGAGTGGGGTGAAGTACCACATCAATTCTGTCCACTCCCAG GACTGGTTTGTGGTGACCTCAAAATCCAAGAACTTTGATAAGGTCCTAAAGACCAAGCCCAAGGTGCACAGCACTGTGAATGACCCCACTGACCAGCTCCAGCAGCAGACCCTCCATGTCTTCACCCCCATCCTAGAGCCCTGGCAGGACATGCAGATGGGACCCCCACCAGCGGTGCCCGAGTCAGCCCTGCAGGTCAACCCTGAGGcagcagaggggaagaggagggggaaggggagagggaaggagaaggactGCTATGACTTCACTGGCAGTGATCATtccagcagtagcagcagtggcagcTCCAGCAGTGgatcagagacagaggagcctgaGAGACACAACGTTGACCAATGGGCACTGCAGAGACCCAGTATCATCGAGACCCACCCTGAAGCCGCCAAGCGACCCAGAAGCAACCTCTAG